One Triticum dicoccoides isolate Atlit2015 ecotype Zavitan chromosome 5B, WEW_v2.0, whole genome shotgun sequence genomic window carries:
- the LOC119307935 gene encoding dicarboxylate transporter 1, chloroplastic-like, with amino-acid sequence MASSASAASPLTCHHLGIRHRPHLPSFSLRRRSTSSLSSKPISXXXXXXXXXXXXXXXTPSTARHLLPPVAAAPASPPAPVSPPAKPALQGAAIKPLLASIATGVIIWFIPAPAGVARDAWQLLAVFLATIVGIITQPLPLGAVALLGLGAAVLTRTLTFAAAFSAFGDPIPWLIALAFFFARGFIKTGLGNRVAYQFVSAFGGSTLGLGYSLVFAEAFLAPAIPSVSARAGGIFLPLVKSLCEACGSRTDDGTERKLGAWLMLTCFQTSVISSAMFLTAMAANPLAANLTLSTIGQGIGWTLWAKAAIVPGLLSLLIVPLVLYVIYPPEVKTSPDAPRLAKERLAKMGPMSTEEKIMAGTLLLTVGLWIFGGMLSVDAVSAAILGLSVLLITGVVTWKECLAESVAWDTLTWFAALIAMAGYLNKYGLISWFSETVVKFVGGLGLSWQLSFGVLVLMYFYSHYFFASGAAHIGAMFTAFLSVASALGTPPLFAAMVMSFLSNLMGGLTHYGIGSAPVFYGAGYVPLAEWWGYGFVISVVNIIIWLGAGGFWWKMIGLW; translated from the exons aTGGCCTCCTCCGCGTCGGCGGCCTCGCCGCTCACCTGCCACCATCTGGGCATCCGCCACCGCCCCCACCTCCCCTCGTtctccctccgccgccgctccACCTCCTCACTCTCATCTAAGCCCATCTC NNNNNNNNNNNNNNNNNNNNNNNNNNNNNNNNNNNNNNNNNNNNNGACCCCGTCCACAGCTCGCCACCTCCTCCCGCCCGTCGCCGCGGCGCCGGCATCTCCCCCCGCGCCGGTCTCGCCGCCGGCGAAGCCAGCCCTGCAGGGCGCGGCCATCAAGCCGCTGCTGGCCTCCATTGCCACGGGGGTCATCATCTGGTTTATCCCTGCCCCCGCCGGCGTGGCCCGCGACGCGTGGCAGCTGCTCGCCGTGTTCCTCGCCACCATCGTCGGGATCATCACGCAGCCGCTGCCGCTGGGTGCCGTCGCGCTGCTTGGCTTGGGCGCCGCCGTGCTCACCCGCACCCTCACCTTCGCCGCCGCCTTCTCCGCCTTCGGGGACCCCATCCCCTGGCTCATCGCGCTTGCCTTCTTCTTCGCTCGGGGGTTCATCAAGACGGGGCTCGGGAACCGCGTCGCCTACCAGTTCGTCTCGGCCTTCGGGGGCTCCACGCTCGGCCTCGGTTACTCGCTCGTCTTTGCCGAGGCGTTCCTCGCGCCGGCAATCCCCTCTGTCTCGGCGCGGGCTGGCGGCATCTTCCTCCCACTCGTGAAGTCCCTCTGCGAGGCCTGTGGATCGCGCACTGACGACGGCACAGAGCGAAAGCTCGGCGCCTGGCTCATGCTCACATGCTTCCAGACATCGGTCATTTCGTCAGCGATGTTCCTCACGGCGATGGCGGCCAATCCGCTTGCTGCGAACCTGACGCTCAGCACCATCGGGCAGGGGATCGGGTGGACGCTGTGGGCAAAGGCGGCCATTGTGCCAGGGCTGCTGTCGCTGCTGATTGTGCCGCTGGTCCTCTATGTCATCTACCCACCGGAGGTGAAGACCAGCCCTGATGCACCACGCTTGGCCAAGGAGAGGCTGGCAAAGATGGGACCCATGAGCACGGAGGAGAAGATCATGGCCGGCACGCTTCTGCTCACG GTTGGACTTTGGATCTTTGGAGGAATGCTGAGTGTAGATGCAGTGTCTGCAGCGATTCTTGGCCTATCTGTCCTCCTAATTACAGGAGTTGTTACATGGAAAGAGTGCTTGGCGGAGtctgtagcatgggatacccttaCTTGGTTTGCTGCGCTGATTGCGATGGCTGGCTATCTTAACAAATATGGGTTGATTTCTTGGTTCAGCGAGACTGTTGTTAAG TTTGTTGGAGGTCTTGGTCTGTCCTGGCAACTCTCATTCGGCGTATTGGTGCTGATGTACTTCTACTCCCACTACTTCTTTGCTAGTGGTGCTGCACACATCGGAGCAATGTTCACTGCGTTCCTGTCTGTGGCGAGCGCCTTGGGCACCCCTCCACTTTTCGCTGCCATGGTTATGTCATTCCTTTCAAACCTCATGGGTGGCCTGACCCATTACGGCATAGGGTCAGCCCCCGTCTTCTATGGAGCCGGCTATGTTCCGCTGGCCGAGTGGTGGGGCTATGGATTTGTCATCTCCGTTGTTAACATCATAATCTGGCTTGGTGCCGGAGGTTTCTGGTGGAAGATGATTGGTTTGTGGTGA